The following are encoded together in the Salvelinus alpinus chromosome 37, SLU_Salpinus.1, whole genome shotgun sequence genome:
- the LOC139566098 gene encoding transcription factor ETV6-like isoform X3, whose protein sequence is MEDEPARLPVHLRLQPVFWSREDVGQWLRWAEREFSLRPNTSGSFQMNGKALLLLTKEDFRYRSPHSGDVLYELLQNILKQRKPHVSYPSTYFPGNSFHPLPEGALQHHKLEETVRRTPRSTELQPQHPPTIELRHRSRSPHHPAPRLSPLDPNYPRPGAEDHLQTSSQLPDSNHHLPEDLYTLSVSPVAPNGRCTTPREAPCPGSPGCQDAAPPRVIQLMPSATMQPLLLSPGRGGGAGDFRHGRGGPPLQAPHENGREGKGHIQLVLAHHQQHTLHQQEEALYRNHHVIVPVLPPEEQAMPIGRIADCRLLWDYVYQLLSDSRYENYIRWEDTETKVFRIMDPNGLARLWGNHKNRTNMTYEKMSRALRHYYKLNIIRKEPGQRLLFRFMKTPDEIMSGQTDRLEHIESDTDDQIYIKEEC, encoded by the exons ATGGAGGACGAGCCTGCCAGGCTGCCCGTGCACCTGC GCCTGCAGCCGGTGTTCTGGAGCAGGGAGGACGTGGGCCAGTGGTTGCGCTGGGCCGAGAGGGAGTTTTCCCTGCGGCCCAACACCAGCGGCAGCTTCCAGATGAACGGCAAGGCCCTGCTCCTCCTCACCAAGGAGGACTTCCGCTACCGTTCGCCCCACTCCG GGGACGTCCTGTACGAGCTGCTGCAGAACATCCTGAAGCAAAGGAAGCCGCATGTCTCCTACCCCTCCACCTACTTCCCCGGCAACTCCTTCCACCCTCTGCCAGAGGGAGCTCTCCAGCACCACAAACTGGAAG AAACGGTACGGCGTACACCACGCAGTACAGAGCTCCAACCCCAGCACCCACCCACCATTGAGCTCCGTCATCGCTCCCGCTCGCCACACCACCCCGCTCCACGCCTCTCCCCCCTGGACCCCAACTACCCACGCCCTGGTGCCGAGGACCACCTCCAGACGTCCTCCCAGCTGCCCGACAGCAACCACCACCTGCCCGAGGACTTGTACACTCTGTCAGTGTCCCCGGTTGCCCCTAATGGTCGCTGCACCACACCCCGCGAGGCCCCCTGCCCAGGCAGCCCCGGGTGCCAGGACGCTGCCCCCCCTCGTGTCATCCAGCTCATGCCCAGCGCCACCATGCAACCCCTGCTGCTCAGCCCAGGGCGAGGAGGTGGTGCTGGAGACTTCCGGCATGGCCGTGGGGGGCCACCACTTCAGGCCCCCCATGAAAATGGGCGTGAGGGGAAGGGCCACATCCAGCTGGTACTGGCCCACCACCAGCAGCACACTCTGCATCAGCAGGAGGAGGCGCTCTACAGGAACCACCACGTCATCGTGCCCGTCTTGCCACCAGAGGAGCAGGCAATGCCCATTGGACGGATAGCAG ACTGCAGGCTGCTATGGGACTACGTCTACCAGCTCCTCTCAGACAGCCGGTACGAGAACTACATCCGCTGGGAGGACACAGAGACCAAAGTCTTCCGCATCATGGACCCCAACGGCCTGGCTCGCCTGTGGGGGAACCACAAG AACAGGACCAATATGACGTACGAGAAGATGTCACGAGCACTGAGACACTACTACAAACTGAACATTATCAGGAAAGAGCCAGGACAGAGACTCTTATTCAG GTTCATGAAAACCCCAGATGAGATTATGAGTGGACAAACTGACAGGCTGGAGCACATAGAGTCGGACACAGATGATCAAATCTACATCAAAGAGGAGTGCTAA
- the LOC139566098 gene encoding transcription factor ETV6-like isoform X2, with translation MSESSSQIITKERSSFSPSSVSPLPNSTSSPVHAPTARPASRMEDEPARLPVHLRLQPVFWSREDVGQWLRWAEREFSLRPNTSGSFQMNGKALLLLTKEDFRYRSPHSGDVLYELLQNILKQRKPHVSYPSTYFPGNSFHPLPEGALQHHKLEETVRRTPRSTELQPQHPPTIELRHRSRSPHHPAPRLSPLDPNYPRPGAEDHLQTSSQLPDSNHHLPEDLYTLSVSPVAPNGRCTTPREAPCPGSPGCQDAAPPRVIQLMPSATMQPLLLSPGRGGGAGDFRHGRGGPPLQAPHENGREGKGHIQLVLAHHQQHTLHQQEEALYRNHHVIVPVLPPEEQAMPIGRIADCRLLWDYVYQLLSDSRYENYIRWEDTETKVFRIMDPNGLARLWGNHKNRTNMTYEKMSRALRHYYKLNIIRKEPGQRLLFRFMKTPDEIMSGQTDRLEHIESDTDDQIYIKEEC, from the exons ATGTCAGAATCCTCATCGCAGATCATAACAAAG GAGAGGAGCTCATTCAGTCCTTCCTCCGTGAGCCCCCTGCCAAACTCCACTTCCTCCCCCGTCCATGCTCCCACGGCCAGGCCAGCCAGCCGAATGGAGGACGAGCCTGCCAGGCTGCCCGTGCACCTGC GCCTGCAGCCGGTGTTCTGGAGCAGGGAGGACGTGGGCCAGTGGTTGCGCTGGGCCGAGAGGGAGTTTTCCCTGCGGCCCAACACCAGCGGCAGCTTCCAGATGAACGGCAAGGCCCTGCTCCTCCTCACCAAGGAGGACTTCCGCTACCGTTCGCCCCACTCCG GGGACGTCCTGTACGAGCTGCTGCAGAACATCCTGAAGCAAAGGAAGCCGCATGTCTCCTACCCCTCCACCTACTTCCCCGGCAACTCCTTCCACCCTCTGCCAGAGGGAGCTCTCCAGCACCACAAACTGGAAG AAACGGTACGGCGTACACCACGCAGTACAGAGCTCCAACCCCAGCACCCACCCACCATTGAGCTCCGTCATCGCTCCCGCTCGCCACACCACCCCGCTCCACGCCTCTCCCCCCTGGACCCCAACTACCCACGCCCTGGTGCCGAGGACCACCTCCAGACGTCCTCCCAGCTGCCCGACAGCAACCACCACCTGCCCGAGGACTTGTACACTCTGTCAGTGTCCCCGGTTGCCCCTAATGGTCGCTGCACCACACCCCGCGAGGCCCCCTGCCCAGGCAGCCCCGGGTGCCAGGACGCTGCCCCCCCTCGTGTCATCCAGCTCATGCCCAGCGCCACCATGCAACCCCTGCTGCTCAGCCCAGGGCGAGGAGGTGGTGCTGGAGACTTCCGGCATGGCCGTGGGGGGCCACCACTTCAGGCCCCCCATGAAAATGGGCGTGAGGGGAAGGGCCACATCCAGCTGGTACTGGCCCACCACCAGCAGCACACTCTGCATCAGCAGGAGGAGGCGCTCTACAGGAACCACCACGTCATCGTGCCCGTCTTGCCACCAGAGGAGCAGGCAATGCCCATTGGACGGATAGCAG ACTGCAGGCTGCTATGGGACTACGTCTACCAGCTCCTCTCAGACAGCCGGTACGAGAACTACATCCGCTGGGAGGACACAGAGACCAAAGTCTTCCGCATCATGGACCCCAACGGCCTGGCTCGCCTGTGGGGGAACCACAAG AACAGGACCAATATGACGTACGAGAAGATGTCACGAGCACTGAGACACTACTACAAACTGAACATTATCAGGAAAGAGCCAGGACAGAGACTCTTATTCAG GTTCATGAAAACCCCAGATGAGATTATGAGTGGACAAACTGACAGGCTGGAGCACATAGAGTCGGACACAGATGATCAAATCTACATCAAAGAGGAGTGCTAA
- the LOC139566098 gene encoding transcription factor ETV6-like isoform X1: MSESSSQIITKQERSSFSPSSVSPLPNSTSSPVHAPTARPASRMEDEPARLPVHLRLQPVFWSREDVGQWLRWAEREFSLRPNTSGSFQMNGKALLLLTKEDFRYRSPHSGDVLYELLQNILKQRKPHVSYPSTYFPGNSFHPLPEGALQHHKLEETVRRTPRSTELQPQHPPTIELRHRSRSPHHPAPRLSPLDPNYPRPGAEDHLQTSSQLPDSNHHLPEDLYTLSVSPVAPNGRCTTPREAPCPGSPGCQDAAPPRVIQLMPSATMQPLLLSPGRGGGAGDFRHGRGGPPLQAPHENGREGKGHIQLVLAHHQQHTLHQQEEALYRNHHVIVPVLPPEEQAMPIGRIADCRLLWDYVYQLLSDSRYENYIRWEDTETKVFRIMDPNGLARLWGNHKNRTNMTYEKMSRALRHYYKLNIIRKEPGQRLLFRFMKTPDEIMSGQTDRLEHIESDTDDQIYIKEEC, encoded by the exons ATGTCAGAATCCTCATCGCAGATCATAACAAAG CAGGAGAGGAGCTCATTCAGTCCTTCCTCCGTGAGCCCCCTGCCAAACTCCACTTCCTCCCCCGTCCATGCTCCCACGGCCAGGCCAGCCAGCCGAATGGAGGACGAGCCTGCCAGGCTGCCCGTGCACCTGC GCCTGCAGCCGGTGTTCTGGAGCAGGGAGGACGTGGGCCAGTGGTTGCGCTGGGCCGAGAGGGAGTTTTCCCTGCGGCCCAACACCAGCGGCAGCTTCCAGATGAACGGCAAGGCCCTGCTCCTCCTCACCAAGGAGGACTTCCGCTACCGTTCGCCCCACTCCG GGGACGTCCTGTACGAGCTGCTGCAGAACATCCTGAAGCAAAGGAAGCCGCATGTCTCCTACCCCTCCACCTACTTCCCCGGCAACTCCTTCCACCCTCTGCCAGAGGGAGCTCTCCAGCACCACAAACTGGAAG AAACGGTACGGCGTACACCACGCAGTACAGAGCTCCAACCCCAGCACCCACCCACCATTGAGCTCCGTCATCGCTCCCGCTCGCCACACCACCCCGCTCCACGCCTCTCCCCCCTGGACCCCAACTACCCACGCCCTGGTGCCGAGGACCACCTCCAGACGTCCTCCCAGCTGCCCGACAGCAACCACCACCTGCCCGAGGACTTGTACACTCTGTCAGTGTCCCCGGTTGCCCCTAATGGTCGCTGCACCACACCCCGCGAGGCCCCCTGCCCAGGCAGCCCCGGGTGCCAGGACGCTGCCCCCCCTCGTGTCATCCAGCTCATGCCCAGCGCCACCATGCAACCCCTGCTGCTCAGCCCAGGGCGAGGAGGTGGTGCTGGAGACTTCCGGCATGGCCGTGGGGGGCCACCACTTCAGGCCCCCCATGAAAATGGGCGTGAGGGGAAGGGCCACATCCAGCTGGTACTGGCCCACCACCAGCAGCACACTCTGCATCAGCAGGAGGAGGCGCTCTACAGGAACCACCACGTCATCGTGCCCGTCTTGCCACCAGAGGAGCAGGCAATGCCCATTGGACGGATAGCAG ACTGCAGGCTGCTATGGGACTACGTCTACCAGCTCCTCTCAGACAGCCGGTACGAGAACTACATCCGCTGGGAGGACACAGAGACCAAAGTCTTCCGCATCATGGACCCCAACGGCCTGGCTCGCCTGTGGGGGAACCACAAG AACAGGACCAATATGACGTACGAGAAGATGTCACGAGCACTGAGACACTACTACAAACTGAACATTATCAGGAAAGAGCCAGGACAGAGACTCTTATTCAG GTTCATGAAAACCCCAGATGAGATTATGAGTGGACAAACTGACAGGCTGGAGCACATAGAGTCGGACACAGATGATCAAATCTACATCAAAGAGGAGTGCTAA